The Pyrus communis chromosome 12, drPyrComm1.1, whole genome shotgun sequence genomic sequence CTTCCAAGTTGCAACACCTGTctccaaagttagcttttgaatttctggtagCTAGTTTTCGCATTGAGGAgagcttttgaactgtggaatacaGGTAGTTGGGCCCCAAGCTCTTCTCGTATGATGGTAAAGCTTATTGCTGCTTCAGATGTGGCTGCTCGTCCAGTCAGACCTTGAATCTCCTTCAGAGTAGTGGGGGACTTCGCGAAAGAGTCTGCcaaagttagatcttcttttATGATCAATTCTCTGAATAGCGGGTGGTCTGCTGGGAGTCCTTTTTGGAAGATTGCTTTAGCTATTGAGTCGTTACATCCGACTAAATTTTCCTTCtttgctttgaacctcttcacatagtcgcAAAGTGACTCCTTTAGGTTCTTCTTGATGTTGAATAAGTGGTATAACTTTTTCTTGATCAAGCGatatgatgaatattctttggtgaaaactaaagaaaatttaTCGAAACTCCGAATAGATTGTGGCAGcagggtgtagaaccaatcttgGGCCTTGCCTTGTAGAGTGGTGgagaatatcttgcacatgagatcaTCGTTATTTCAATAGAGGATCATTGTGCTTCGATAATGCTTTAGGTGTTTCTCTGGGTCTCCATCCCCTTTGAAGGATGTGAAATATGGCATACTGAACTTGCATGAAGGCTTTGCCTGCTCGATCTCGTCCATGAAGGGTAATctacttatgttggtcatgtcccaTCATAATGCCTCGTTAATGACCTTGTTGCGTTGGAAATCATGCAATCGCTCGGTCATGAACCTTTTTACTTTTTCCTAAATTTGCCTTTGTCGGTCAGGAGATGTCAAAAATTTACCTTTCTactggtctaggctgctctttTACGTGCTCGACTCGTCTATGATGTGGTTGCGGTGCATGTGGTTCATTCCTAGCAGGCAAGGGAATTCTTCATAAGCTGATGGTTGAGCTTGAGCTGGATTGAGTGATtgcttttctccatcctttgtgctgcctactccgatgtgaggtggaggATACTCCTTGCAAGCCTAGCTGTAAATGAACACTTTACCTAGAAGGTTGCTCATAttgattatcggagtgtggcccTAACCATGAATGTATGCTCTTCTGTGGGCTTATCTTAGGGGCTCAATCAGGAGTGTACACTGCCTGAATGCTCGGTTTATGGCTGGTCGAATGCTTGCTTGTCGAGACGCTGCTGGAGAGGTTCTTCGTctacccttgtcctacttcgagACATCTTATCTAGGGCACGTTGCATCTCAATGCGCTACaaaagctgattcaccaagaTCGTCTGTTGTACGAGGGCGCTCGTCAATTCTACGACTTGTCAAGACAAGTGTTGAtctccatttgggttggaaaaGCTTGGAAGAAATACgtctccttgagcagtggaacTGTGGTAGACTCTGggcgcgagatttgagttgggaaatgtcaaatccgcagagaaatgtggtgaaaatgccctTGGTTCAATCGTAGACCCAGAAATTTGAAGTCGGGACGGTTAAACTAATCTTCGAtcgatttgggctgcttggaagTCCACAGGAGCAGGCTAGGCCGCGGGAGCCACTCCACTCATCGTTGTGTTGAGCCTCGTAGATCTTCGCGGTCCTAATCCTTGAACATTGGAATTTCCATTTGTCGAGGTTTCCGAATCtcttgccattgtacttttcttttacgttttatcgaagaatttttaaaaaaaaattccaagaataagaacatacgaaaaatctacaagtgaacaagaaaacgaaaaaccttGAATGCGAGAGTTTTCTAAGAGCGTTTGATCAAGActctcaatgaaaacaccaatttgtggatgaaaatttcttccttcttgttcttggatgaaaatgcacctgcaaaaacaattaacaccttaggtcaaggccaagagtctCACGTGCCCAAGAGCCTCAAGCACATATAAAAGCAAAAATTGCATCCTATCATTCTAATTTATAAATCTCTACCACCGAACGATATTTGACGTTTCATGAAATTAATAAACtaacatttaattttttaaaagttGATAGTAATAGTAACGTGATAAAATaatattgattttattttgattaagTGCAGGACGCTTTGCCTGTTGAAGACCATCATTGAGCACATCACATTACTTgtacaatatttttcttttatgtctaGATCTCATGTTTTTTAGAAGGCGAATTTTCTCACTGATACCATTACTAGCTTTGACCGCTTCATTCAAAATACATATCTTTGGGATAAGTCTTTACTCATTGTTGCTAGAAATGCTTTTCTTTTCGATTATACCGAAAATAGTTGTACTGGAGATTTTGTTCTttgaataattttaattttccacaaaataaaaaaagcaccTAACCAAATCAGACTAATTACTGCTCAATTCAGTCTAAATGACACTTTtgtgttcaaacttcaaacctATGCAAAATAGTGGGATTGGTTTGATtcaaccaaccaaccaaaacTAGCTAAACACGTTGCAAACATAATTACGTGCAGATGGACATTTATGCTCACTAGCAAATCCAAGCTAAACTAGATTTTGGTCCCCTAAgagaaaattatataaatttgaaaactttggtATGCCTTCACAAACTGGATAATATCGTTACACGATTTATAATATTGGATTCATACATCCTGTAAGCTCTGCGCCCCGCCAAAACATCTCGGTTGAAAGATTCAGAAACACACAAAGTAATGAAGGCCAACATCAAGATATGAGCAAATTTTACAATTTAGCCACTCACACACTAGTCACTGCATAATAACAGAACGGGGTTTCAATGAATAATCTATTTACTTTTCTAAAGTAAGTACTCGCTGAGAAAGTTGCGGTGCAGCGCTTTTGGCCGCCTGCTCCGAAGCATTGGCCAGCCCCTGTAACATTCTCAGAATCTCAGTTGTGTCTTCCAGGTAGTACTTGGCCTTGCTGGGCTTCTGACCGACAGTGCAAGCAAACACTTCAGCCACCGGAGAGAGAGAGTCCCTTGAACTCATTATCGCCTCAAACATGTCTTCGTCGGATCTGTCATCCCCAATACACAGAACAAAATCTGGAAGCATTGCTTTCTGTTTCATTGCTACGAGGAGACGTTCCGCTGCAAGGCCTTTGTTGACACCCTATGAGATGGTCATAGAAGAAGAGAAACTTGTAAGGTCTGGGGCTAAGCTTCCGCTCTATACCACCGAAACCTCAAAGAGAGTTTGCAATACTTTTTTCACTTTTCATGCTTcaaaatcttaaaaacaaatatcacaCTGTAATATCTGAACTGAAATATATAGGAGAATCACTAAAAGTCAACATACAATTTATGATCCATACAAGAGATGCTATTATGAGTCTAATCAATTCAAAACAGTCCAATAAATTAGATTCACCATGAGATGTTTCTtccttgaaaaaaaatgaaaaatctttaAAGATTAGAGAATGATAGGTTACACTTATTAATAGATTTGAATCCTCTCGACTTCTCCCAACTCAATTGCATAAGGTTACTCGACACTCTCCAATTTTCTGACCTGTTAGTTAAAACCCAGGTTGGAACTCATCTTTAAAATTCGTTTCAAGGAAAAAGTTCCCGTCTGTTTCTTCCAAAAGGTGCCCGTTTGCTTATACATTAACCCAAAAGGTATGCAGGGGATGTGGAACAATGCTAACACTTACTTCTGCACCAGGATTGCAGGGTTGCAGACACTAGGTTTTCCCACTCTACCTTGGCCAAGCAATATAAACTTGACCCATCCTTACGATACAGCTACTCTGAAACCATGTTAAACCCAGTTCATAACACTGGCAGAGAGAGTTAGCATAGTTCCACATCACATGAGTACCATTTGGGATTGCAATGTACAAATGCATGAGCACGCTTTCCTTGAAAGCCAATCTTTAAGGATGAAATTCTACCCCTCGGCTTAACATGGTATGAGAATAAACAAAGGGCACCCTTTCCTTGTAAGCTAGTTCTTGAGAATGAGTCCTACTCATGGGTTTTAACGCAATTATCTGGACATTAATTAATGGAATGTTCAATTCTTGCAGGTAATGCCGTCCCTAAAGAATATATTCCTTTGCACATAGGGAATTCAGGATTCTTTTTGTACCTAATACTCCAATGTCATCTGTTGCTTTGGAATCTTAGTCCTCATTATAGTGAGAACATATCAAACTTATAATgataattataatatttaagaACGTCTCAATTACTTGGTGCATGTTACTATAGAAGACAAGATTAGACTTAGGAATGGCTATAAACTGACAGTGGAAGGAGAACAAAGAGCTACTAACCTGAGGTTTAACTTCTACAATGTGCTGACCACTCTTGACAGAAACTGGCTCATTGGCAAGAACACTTTCCAGGTGATCTAGAAGCTCCTTAGCCTGACAAAAGCCAAAATCTGGATCTGCGTATTGATAATTCCAAACAAGAGCACTTTCTTTGGTCTCTATGGTAGAACCATCGGTTGTTTCGGTATATAACTGCATTACTGGCTCAGCAATCTGTTTCCAATCAAAATCTGGAATAGAGATACAAGTTTCCCAGTCGGCATTATGATTTGACCTGAAAAAGAGTATCGATCAAAATTAAATACaccacaaacaaacaaagaaatctTCAGACATGTTTCTCTTTCCAAAATTCCATGAATGAAAAATGCATCACTAGGTTAGAGACTGATATGAAGGTTACTGTGGTACACCTCACGTCCCCAGAATAAAAAAGGATACAAACTAGCACAACTCTATTATTAAGAGTTGTAGCatttgaattcaaaattttcagcaTATAAATGGGCACAACTCCATTATCAAGCATATGACAATCCGAAACATGTGAGAAATAATAAATTGAGCTCCAATTCCAGTTCTTCAACATGAATAGTTTTATCTGCTGTAACATAATTACTAGAACTTTTCATGTTTCAGTATTAAGGGTATCTAAAAATGATGTAAATTGAGTGACATAATCTTTTGATAGGAAGAGCTACCCTAATTAATATGTAGGGAAAATAATTCAACATATGTAGTAGCCATCCTAATTTCACTAATTCCTTTCCGCCCTTCTATTTTGTACAAAAGAGTAGTTTATATTTTGAAAtacattttttaattgaaatatTGAATACACAAGCTGTTAGTAAACTGGACAAGTGAGACTGCAAGTTCGTCAGTTCTTCGTACAACTAGAAACTGAAGCTGCCCAACCTTCTCGGACACAAACCTTGACCAGATCTAATCCTAGTTCGATATTACTATGCTGAAAGCtaaaattatttcaattttgCAACCAGAAAGCTACAAAGGGTTATATACTGGGAAAATTCAAAGATGTTTTAATTAAgcaatttaattaagaaaaatgacaAGAAGAAAAGTAGAAGTTTATAGTATCTGCTCCTCTTCTTTCCTGTCTTTTTCTAACTTGTCCATGTGACATCTACAACCAGAACTTAGCCACTGATAGAAGACCAACTAAGATAAGTTACATTAAcaagttcttttttatttctcatcaTATTTTCCTCTTTTTGTTCCTTCGTTTTTAAAGTGTGTATGTAATACCTATAACAAGGACTTGATTAGGACAAAGATCCAAAACCAAAAATCACAAGTTTAAGTTTATGGCCGGAAACTGCAGTTAGTGGGAAATGTAGAGCTGCACCGGCCTTGAAAGAGAGGATGGCCTAGAAGACTTATAGAAAGGCAAATTAGCAGGCTTGAGGTTGAGGTTATATTCTACTGCAGGAAACTGAAATATACAggaattgaatttgaatgacatgaaaagtaaatattaatataaagaaAAGTTCTATGTAGCTTGTAGGAACTGCAGGGAAACAAGAAGTAGGGGGCTATAACAACAAACAGGCACGTACCTCACATAATAGCCATGCTCTGCTGCAATCCCAAGCTTTTCACAAGAAGAAAACCACTTGGTTAAAGTCTTTCTGTCTTTCCCACTAACAAGAAAGACAACATTCTTGGGATCATTGCATAAATTGTTCAAGATTCCAACAGCCTCTGTATTAGGAGTGGTAATAATTGAACCCGGCAGCATCATAGCACCATCATAATCCAAAAGAATCGCTCGATTCTTGGTCCTTTTATAAGCTGAAACAATAAGTTCAACTGAAAGCTTTCTGAAATTTGGATCCAAAACAATCACCCGGAACCCTAAGCCAAAACCAATTCCCCAGCACCTTCTCCTCATATGATCCCTACATGCCCTTTCAAGATCCTGCAAGAAGCTGCGCGCCCAATATGCAACATCATGTGTAATGACATACCTATAATGCTTCTCGTGTCGCAACTGTTTTTCTGCCTCTGGCACCATAAGAGCAGAATCCATAGCTTCAGCAACAGCATCAATGTTCCATGGGTTGACTCGGATTGCCCCGCTTAGTGATGGAGAGCATCCTATAAACTCGGATACCACTAGCATGCTTttctttggggttgttgggTTTAGTCCTAAAGTCTCATCTAGCTTCTCATTTCCTTGGCGGCAGATAATATACTCATAGGGTATAAGATTCATTCCATCCCTCACCGCTGTAACAAGACAACACTCCGCAATTGCATAATAAGCAATTCGCTCATAAAACTGAAGCGGGGTATC encodes the following:
- the LOC137710390 gene encoding alpha,alpha-trehalose-phosphate synthase [UDP-forming] 5-like; this translates as MVSRSYSSLLDLTSGDSPTFGREKKRFPRVATVAGVLSEFDDDNSNSVGSDAPSSIAQERMIIVGNQLPLRAHRRDDGEWYFSWDEDSLLLQLKDGLGEDVEVVYIGCLKEEIDPSEQDDVAQTLLDTFKCVPAFIPPDLFSKFYHGFCKQHLWPLFHYMLPLSPDLGGRFDRSLWQAYVSVNKIFADKVMEVISPDDDLVWVHDYHLMVLPTFLRKRFNRLRLGFFLHSPFPSSEIYRTLPVRDDLLRALLNSDLIGFHTFDYARHFLSCCSRMLGLSYQSKRGYIGLEYYGRTVSIKILPVGIHLHQLQNVLNLPETESKVAELQDQFRGKTVLLGVDDMDIFKGISLKLLAMEQLLILHPDKRGKVVLVQVANPARGRGKDVREVQVETDATVKRINETFGKEGYKPVVLIDTPLQFYERIAYYAIAECCLVTAVRDGMNLIPYEYIICRQGNEKLDETLGLNPTTPKKSMLVVSEFIGCSPSLSGAIRVNPWNIDAVAEAMDSALMVPEAEKQLRHEKHYRYVITHDVAYWARSFLQDLERACRDHMRRRCWGIGFGLGFRVIVLDPNFRKLSVELIVSAYKRTKNRAILLDYDGAMMLPGSIITTPNTEAVGILNNLCNDPKNVVFLVSGKDRKTLTKWFSSCEKLGIAAEHGYYVRSNHNADWETCISIPDFDWKQIAEPVMQLYTETTDGSTIETKESALVWNYQYADPDFGFCQAKELLDHLESVLANEPVSVKSGQHIVEVKPQGVNKGLAAERLLVAMKQKAMLPDFVLCIGDDRSDEDMFEAIMSSRDSLSPVAEVFACTVGQKPSKAKYYLEDTTEILRMLQGLANASEQAAKSAAPQLSQRVLTLEK